Proteins encoded by one window of Salirhabdus salicampi:
- a CDS encoding AMP-binding protein, translated as MTKAVWHPSESFKQSTRLYSWMQQLGYDDYDSFYEKSVEDIAWFWEKAVDELDIKWFQKYSEVLDLSEGIPFPKWFVNGRMNVTYNCVDKWADNATTASKHALVWEGDNGEVTQYTFAELNKEINKVANGLVKLGIQRGDVVTIYMPMIPETVIAMLAVSKIGAIFSPAFSGYKADAVAKRLNAAQAKWLITADGYYRRGKEIPLKSEADKAVKQAPSVKNVIVVNRTKSDIPWNHNRDIEWKTIRQNESDFNNVVTNGDDPFMIIYTSGTTGKPKGALHTHHGFPIKAAFDAGICMDVQQEDTLFWYTDMGWMMGPFLVFGGLINGARIMLFEGTPDYPKPNRIWELVENHRVTHLGISPTLIRSIMNLGDQYFKKHDLNTLKMIGSTGEPWNPEPWMWLFNNICKRKVPIFNYSGGTEISGGIFGNVFVKPISPVTFNAALPGMDVDVYDANGRPVQNEVGELVLKQPWVGMTNGFYQDNERYKNTYWNRWEDIWVHGDWVIKDEEGFYTITGRSDDTLNVAGKRIGPAEIESILIEHDHVLEAGVIGAPHDLKGEVPIAFVVPTNQTINPELLQEEVQQLAVAKLGKAIAPKVYHIVQDLPKTRNAKVMRRAIKSAYMNEDGGDLSALENPDCLDEIKQLKSSIT; from the coding sequence ATGACGAAAGCCGTATGGCACCCATCCGAATCATTCAAACAATCAACACGACTATATTCATGGATGCAACAGCTTGGTTATGATGATTATGACTCTTTTTACGAAAAATCAGTTGAAGACATTGCCTGGTTCTGGGAGAAAGCTGTAGATGAACTAGATATTAAGTGGTTTCAAAAGTATAGTGAAGTTCTAGATTTATCAGAAGGGATCCCCTTCCCCAAATGGTTTGTCAATGGGAGAATGAATGTTACATATAACTGTGTAGACAAATGGGCAGACAATGCGACAACGGCTAGTAAACATGCTCTTGTCTGGGAGGGTGACAACGGTGAAGTCACTCAATATACATTTGCCGAATTAAATAAAGAAATTAATAAAGTAGCAAACGGATTGGTCAAGTTGGGAATCCAGCGAGGAGATGTTGTAACTATCTACATGCCTATGATCCCAGAAACGGTCATTGCCATGTTAGCCGTTTCCAAAATAGGTGCAATATTCTCACCTGCGTTTTCCGGTTATAAAGCCGATGCGGTTGCCAAACGATTAAATGCAGCACAAGCAAAGTGGTTAATTACAGCAGATGGATATTATCGTCGCGGAAAAGAAATTCCATTGAAATCGGAGGCGGATAAAGCTGTAAAACAAGCCCCATCTGTCAAAAATGTCATTGTCGTAAATAGGACAAAAAGCGATATTCCGTGGAACCACAATCGTGATATTGAATGGAAAACGATTCGACAAAATGAAAGCGATTTCAACAATGTCGTAACAAACGGCGACGATCCATTTATGATCATTTATACATCTGGAACCACCGGGAAGCCGAAAGGTGCCCTTCACACACATCATGGCTTTCCTATTAAAGCAGCCTTTGATGCAGGTATTTGTATGGATGTTCAACAAGAAGATACACTTTTCTGGTATACCGATATGGGATGGATGATGGGTCCGTTTCTCGTATTTGGTGGTCTCATAAATGGTGCAAGAATTATGCTTTTTGAAGGAACTCCAGATTACCCAAAACCTAATCGTATTTGGGAACTAGTTGAAAATCATCGCGTTACACATCTAGGCATCTCCCCTACTTTAATCCGATCAATTATGAATTTAGGCGACCAATACTTCAAAAAACATGATTTAAATACCTTAAAAATGATTGGTTCCACCGGTGAACCTTGGAATCCTGAACCATGGATGTGGTTATTCAATAATATTTGTAAAAGAAAGGTACCTATTTTCAACTATTCAGGTGGTACGGAAATATCCGGGGGAATATTTGGTAATGTATTTGTAAAGCCAATCTCTCCTGTTACCTTTAACGCTGCTTTACCTGGAATGGATGTGGATGTTTATGATGCAAATGGTCGTCCCGTTCAAAATGAGGTCGGTGAACTCGTGTTAAAACAACCATGGGTCGGCATGACAAACGGTTTTTACCAAGATAATGAACGATATAAAAATACGTACTGGAACCGTTGGGAAGATATTTGGGTTCATGGAGATTGGGTTATAAAAGATGAAGAAGGTTTTTACACGATTACAGGTCGCTCTGATGACACGTTAAATGTGGCTGGTAAACGCATAGGTCCTGCTGAAATTGAATCTATTCTTATTGAACATGATCATGTGTTGGAGGCTGGCGTGATTGGGGCTCCCCATGATTTAAAAGGTGAAGTTCCTATCGCCTTTGTCGTACCTACAAATCAAACGATTAATCCTGAACTATTGCAAGAGGAAGTACAACAATTAGCAGTAGCAAAACTAGGTAAAGCCATTGCTCCGAAGGTTTATCATATCGTTCAGGATCTACCGAAAACCCGTAATGCGAAAGTGATGCGAAGAGCAATTAAATCAGCTTACATGAACGAAGACGGTGGGGATTTATCAGCATTGGAAAATCCCGATTGTCTAGATGAGATTAAACAACTTAAAAGTTCCATTACATAA
- a CDS encoding class I SAM-dependent methyltransferase: MNHKDDVINQFSKNANEYVTSETHAKGDDLPLMVKWLGLNKEQVILDIATGGGHVAKALAPHVKQVVATDLTQAMLQNTAIHLQDYENIFYVRADAEDLPFVQQQFDIVTCRIAPHHFPNPLQFVKEVARVLKKEGTFILIDNVVPEDEDLGTFMNTFEKLRDHSHNECLSVTGWEQLLSQVGFRIEKIQNRKKTFDFPVWLNRTTETEEERRAVIDFIRSSEKKYQDYFQVRYNDHQIKSLTIDEAMMLCTKT; this comes from the coding sequence TTGAATCATAAAGATGATGTAATTAACCAGTTTTCGAAAAATGCAAATGAATATGTTACGAGTGAAACACATGCCAAAGGTGATGATTTGCCATTAATGGTGAAATGGTTAGGTTTAAATAAAGAGCAAGTCATTTTAGATATTGCAACAGGTGGAGGGCATGTTGCGAAGGCGTTAGCTCCCCATGTGAAACAAGTGGTCGCTACGGATCTAACACAGGCAATGTTACAAAACACAGCTATACATTTACAAGACTATGAAAATATCTTTTATGTAAGGGCGGACGCCGAAGATTTACCTTTTGTTCAACAACAGTTTGATATTGTTACATGTCGGATTGCTCCCCACCACTTTCCTAACCCTTTACAGTTTGTGAAAGAGGTGGCTAGAGTTCTGAAAAAGGAAGGTACATTTATATTAATTGATAATGTAGTTCCTGAAGACGAAGATTTAGGAACGTTTATGAACACTTTTGAAAAACTGCGTGATCATAGTCATAACGAGTGCTTATCAGTGACAGGGTGGGAACAATTGTTGTCTCAAGTTGGTTTCCGTATTGAGAAAATCCAAAACCGAAAAAAAACGTTTGATTTTCCTGTATGGTTGAATCGAACTACAGAGACAGAAGAAGAAAGGAGGGCGGTTATAGATTTTATACGAAGTAGTGAAAAGAAATATCAAGATTATTTTCAAGTTCGATATAATGATCATCAAATTAAATCGTTAACAATTGATGAAGCGATGATGTTGTGCACAAAAACATAA
- a CDS encoding acyl-CoA carboxylase subunit beta, producing MEKGGAHKYHQKNEEKGKLFVRERLKRLLDHDLNIEDAFFANCMDESLPADGVVTGIGKINGQTVCIMANDSTVKAGSWGARTVEKILRIQETAEKLEVPMLYLVDSAGARITDQIDMFPNRRGAGRIFYNQVKLSGRVPQVCLLFGPSAAGGAYIPAFCDIVIMVEGNASMYLGSPRMAEKVIGEKVTLEEMGGAKMHCSISGCGDVLVQTEQEAISFARKYLTYFPANYSLKPRVVEPKEPKQFETSISDLIPENQNAPFNMYDLIDRVIDENSFCEIKREFAKELITGLARIDGKVVGIIANQPRVKGGVLFHDSADKAAKFIQLCDAYHIPLLFLADIPGFMIGTKVERAGIIRHGAKMISAMSEATVPKISVIVRKAYGAGLYAMAGPAFEPDCCIALPSAQIAVMGPEAAVNAVYANKIAELPEEERREFITEKQKEYKENIDIYRLASEMVIDDIVQPDKLRTELIQRLEAYETKELTFTKRKHGVYPV from the coding sequence ATGGAGAAAGGTGGTGCTCATAAATACCACCAAAAGAATGAAGAAAAAGGGAAATTGTTTGTTCGTGAACGTCTGAAACGCTTACTTGATCATGATTTGAATATAGAGGACGCATTTTTTGCGAATTGTATGGATGAATCGTTACCAGCTGATGGAGTCGTAACCGGAATTGGCAAAATTAATGGGCAGACAGTGTGCATTATGGCAAACGATTCTACTGTAAAAGCAGGGTCCTGGGGTGCTCGTACTGTTGAAAAGATCTTAAGAATTCAAGAAACAGCAGAAAAGTTGGAAGTTCCAATGCTTTATTTAGTGGATTCCGCAGGGGCAAGGATTACTGATCAAATAGATATGTTCCCTAATCGTAGAGGGGCAGGGAGAATCTTTTATAACCAAGTGAAACTATCTGGCAGAGTACCGCAAGTTTGTTTGCTTTTCGGTCCTTCTGCAGCAGGTGGTGCATACATCCCCGCCTTTTGCGATATTGTCATTATGGTAGAAGGGAACGCATCTATGTATTTAGGCTCTCCACGGATGGCTGAAAAGGTGATTGGTGAAAAAGTTACCTTAGAAGAAATGGGCGGAGCAAAAATGCACTGCTCAATATCTGGCTGTGGTGATGTTCTTGTACAAACAGAACAAGAAGCTATTTCCTTTGCACGAAAATATTTGACGTATTTTCCGGCGAACTATTCGTTGAAGCCAAGGGTAGTCGAACCCAAAGAACCTAAACAATTTGAAACGTCTATTTCCGACTTGATTCCCGAGAACCAAAACGCACCTTTTAATATGTATGATTTAATAGATCGCGTAATAGACGAGAATAGCTTCTGTGAAATAAAACGGGAGTTTGCAAAGGAACTCATTACTGGTCTTGCAAGAATTGATGGAAAGGTTGTAGGGATTATTGCCAACCAGCCTCGTGTAAAAGGTGGTGTTTTATTCCACGATTCCGCGGATAAAGCGGCAAAATTTATCCAATTATGTGATGCTTATCATATCCCTCTTTTATTCCTGGCTGACATACCAGGGTTTATGATTGGGACAAAAGTCGAACGGGCCGGTATTATCCGTCATGGAGCTAAGATGATCTCCGCTATGAGTGAAGCTACCGTGCCGAAGATTTCTGTTATTGTTCGTAAAGCATATGGTGCTGGATTATATGCAATGGCAGGGCCTGCATTTGAGCCGGATTGTTGTATTGCATTACCATCAGCACAGATTGCAGTAATGGGGCCAGAAGCGGCAGTAAATGCAGTTTATGCAAATAAGATTGCAGAACTACCAGAAGAAGAAAGAAGAGAATTTATTACAGAGAAACAGAAGGAGTATAAGGAAAACATAGATATCTACCGTTTAGCTTCGGAGATGGTCATTGACGATATTGTCCAACCTGACAAATTACGAACGGAACTCATTCAACGTCTTGAAGCATACGAGACAAAGGAGCTAACGTTTACGAAGCGAAAGCATGGGGTTTACCCAGTATAG
- a CDS encoding enoyl-CoA hydratase: MRKTVKVDIHDSHIVMITLDNQPANAFSLRLLDDLNQVLFDVEQSDCRVVIFRGSGQKVFCAGADLKEREKMTDEEAVATVRKIKETITRIEQLSMPTIASMNGVAFGGGLELALACDIRISSEEIQMGLTETSLGIIPGAGGTQRLARLIGIGKAKYLIFTAKRLTGREAKDIGIVEEVTTQEKLEDLTLQVARDIASNGPIGVKQAKKAIQDGIQADLATGLKIEESCYMATIPTADRMEGLRAFKEKRKPQYKGE, from the coding sequence ATGAGAAAAACCGTTAAAGTGGATATCCATGATTCTCATATTGTTATGATTACATTAGATAATCAACCAGCCAATGCATTCTCCTTGCGTTTATTAGACGACTTAAACCAAGTCTTGTTTGATGTAGAACAATCCGACTGCAGAGTTGTTATATTTAGAGGCAGTGGGCAAAAAGTATTTTGTGCAGGGGCAGATTTGAAGGAAAGAGAAAAAATGACAGATGAAGAAGCGGTTGCAACGGTCCGTAAGATAAAAGAAACGATTACACGAATTGAACAACTATCGATGCCGACAATCGCTTCGATGAATGGAGTTGCTTTCGGGGGTGGCTTAGAGCTGGCATTAGCATGTGACATTCGAATTTCAAGTGAAGAAATTCAAATGGGACTTACAGAAACGTCTTTAGGAATTATACCAGGTGCTGGAGGAACCCAACGCTTAGCCCGATTAATCGGAATTGGTAAAGCAAAATATTTAATCTTTACCGCGAAGCGCTTAACCGGTCGAGAAGCGAAGGATATAGGCATTGTTGAAGAAGTAACAACACAAGAGAAATTAGAAGACCTCACCTTACAAGTTGCACGAGATATCGCAAGCAACGGGCCAATAGGAGTAAAGCAAGCAAAAAAAGCCATCCAGGATGGTATCCAAGCCGATTTAGCAACAGGATTAAAAATTGAAGAATCCTGTTATATGGCTACCATTCCAACCGCCGACCGAATGGAAGGTTTACGGGCATTTAAGGAGAAACGGAAACCGCAATATAAAGGGGAGTAA
- a CDS encoding hydroxymethylglutaryl-CoA lyase, whose product MKLPDKVTIKEVGPRDGLQNEKQMLSTEDKIEWINRLSETGLSYIEVSSFVHPKWIPQLSDAAEVVKGINRKEGITYAALVPNAKGLERALEASIDEVSIFMSASESHNQKNINKSIEETFPVLEEVIQIAKQEHKPVRGYISTVFGCPIEGAVSTDKVILVMDRLLEAGVDEISLGDTIGVAHPSQVEDVLKYIQRHVPKERIALHFHNTRGTALANCLVALQHGYTTFDSSIGGLGGCPYANGATGNLATDDLLYMLHGMEIHTNIDSEKLQSAALFIQSKLQKPLLSHQMQIFNAKGDVYEKNR is encoded by the coding sequence ATGAAACTTCCGGACAAAGTAACCATTAAAGAAGTAGGTCCTCGGGACGGATTACAAAATGAGAAACAAATGCTATCTACTGAAGACAAGATTGAATGGATTAATAGATTATCAGAAACAGGACTTTCATACATTGAAGTTTCATCCTTCGTCCATCCGAAATGGATTCCGCAATTAAGTGATGCAGCGGAAGTGGTGAAAGGGATTAACCGTAAAGAAGGTATCACCTATGCCGCGTTAGTGCCTAACGCAAAAGGTTTAGAACGAGCTTTGGAAGCTAGTATCGACGAAGTTTCCATTTTTATGTCTGCTAGTGAATCTCACAACCAAAAAAACATAAATAAGTCAATTGAAGAAACATTTCCTGTCTTAGAAGAAGTCATACAAATAGCCAAACAAGAACATAAACCGGTTAGGGGCTATATTTCAACCGTTTTTGGTTGTCCAATTGAAGGTGCTGTTTCCACGGATAAAGTCATATTAGTGATGGATCGACTGTTAGAAGCAGGTGTAGATGAAATATCGTTGGGAGATACAATCGGTGTGGCCCACCCCAGTCAAGTAGAAGATGTGTTGAAGTATATCCAAAGACACGTACCGAAAGAGAGGATTGCTTTACATTTTCATAACACTCGAGGTACAGCATTAGCGAATTGTCTGGTAGCGTTACAACATGGATATACGACGTTCGACAGTTCCATTGGAGGTCTCGGAGGGTGTCCATATGCTAATGGAGCAACAGGTAACTTAGCAACTGATGATTTGCTATACATGCTACATGGCATGGAAATTCACACTAACATAGATTCTGAAAAACTTCAGTCGGCGGCACTCTTTATCCAAAGTAAACTGCAGAAGCCTTTATTAAGCCATCAAATGCAAATATTCAATGCAAAGGGAGATGTTTATGAGAAAAACCGTTAA
- a CDS encoding acetyl-CoA carboxylase biotin carboxyl carrier protein subunit, with protein MKEIVANMAGSVWKVLVNEGEQVSATQDLVILESMKMEIPISAEANGVLKELKVQEGDFVDEGDVIAVLEYK; from the coding sequence ATGAAAGAAATCGTTGCAAATATGGCAGGAAGTGTATGGAAGGTGTTAGTGAACGAAGGAGAACAAGTTTCCGCTACTCAAGATCTCGTCATTTTAGAGTCTATGAAAATGGAAATTCCAATATCAGCAGAAGCCAATGGTGTTCTAAAGGAGTTAAAGGTTCAGGAAGGAGATTTTGTTGATGAGGGCGATGTTATTGCTGTTCTTGAATATAAGTAG
- a CDS encoding acetyl-CoA carboxylase biotin carboxylase subunit has protein sequence MPFQKILIANRGEIAVRIMKTCQKLNIPTVAVYSEADEDAPFVKLANESYPIGGKRVHESYLNMGKIIDCAKKAGADAIHPGYGLLSENPTFAKRCNEAGITFIGPSSRCIEMMGSKIKARQTMRDAGVPVIPGSEDAIEDVDTAVSFARNIGYPVMLKASAGGGGIGMQIVHTEDELVKAFESNARKAENFFGDGTMFIEKVIEDAHHVEIQLLADHYGNVLHVFERECSVQRRHQKIIEEAPSPLLNDDTRQKMGDAAIKAARAIDYTNAGTIEFLVDEKQNYYFLEMNTRLQVEHPVTEEVTGIDIVEQQIHIAAHKPLKWNQEDLQINGHAIEVRIYAEDPTTFFPSPGRIQAFSPPTGSNIRNEIGVQSSYMVSPFYDPMIAKLITKGKTRTDAIQILKNALAQYEIEGIKTNLPFLLKVIDHPLFQKGVTRTSFIEKQFLKEET, from the coding sequence ATGCCTTTTCAAAAAATATTAATCGCTAATCGTGGAGAAATTGCAGTACGCATTATGAAAACATGTCAAAAGTTAAACATTCCGACTGTAGCGGTGTATTCGGAAGCAGACGAAGATGCCCCGTTTGTTAAATTGGCGAACGAAAGCTACCCAATCGGGGGTAAACGAGTTCATGAAAGTTACTTAAACATGGGGAAAATAATTGATTGTGCGAAAAAAGCCGGTGCTGATGCAATCCATCCGGGATACGGATTATTAAGTGAAAACCCTACTTTTGCAAAACGTTGTAATGAAGCAGGAATTACGTTTATTGGCCCAAGTTCAAGATGTATAGAAATGATGGGGAGTAAAATTAAAGCAAGACAAACCATGAGAGATGCAGGTGTTCCGGTAATTCCCGGATCTGAGGATGCTATTGAAGATGTAGACACGGCAGTATCGTTTGCAAGGAATATCGGCTATCCTGTTATGTTGAAAGCTTCCGCTGGCGGTGGTGGAATCGGGATGCAAATTGTTCATACAGAGGATGAACTCGTGAAAGCTTTCGAAAGCAATGCAAGAAAAGCTGAAAATTTCTTTGGGGACGGTACGATGTTTATTGAAAAAGTTATTGAAGATGCACACCATGTTGAAATCCAGTTATTAGCGGACCATTATGGGAATGTGTTACATGTATTTGAACGTGAATGTTCGGTTCAAAGAAGGCATCAAAAAATTATTGAAGAAGCGCCATCTCCTTTGTTGAATGATGACACGAGACAGAAGATGGGGGACGCTGCTATCAAAGCCGCAAGGGCGATCGATTATACAAACGCTGGAACCATTGAGTTTTTAGTAGATGAGAAACAAAATTATTATTTCTTAGAAATGAATACTAGATTACAAGTAGAACATCCCGTAACAGAAGAAGTTACCGGGATTGATATTGTTGAACAACAAATTCATATTGCAGCTCATAAACCTCTTAAATGGAACCAAGAAGACCTACAGATCAATGGCCATGCAATTGAAGTACGTATATACGCGGAAGACCCAACTACTTTTTTTCCATCACCAGGTAGAATTCAAGCCTTCTCTCCTCCAACAGGTTCTAACATTCGTAATGAGATAGGGGTTCAATCTTCTTACATGGTATCACCATTCTATGATCCAATGATAGCCAAGTTAATTACTAAAGGAAAAACACGAACAGATGCCATTCAAATATTAAAGAATGCTCTCGCCCAATATGAGATTGAAGGAATCAAAACCAATCTTCCGTTTTTGTTAAAGGTCATTGATCATCCTCTGTTTCAAAAAGGGGTTACGAGAACATCATTCATTGAAAAACAATTCCTAAAGGAGGAAACGTAA
- a CDS encoding acyl-CoA dehydrogenase, which yields MNFELTKEQEMTREMVRNFAEGVIKPRAIEIDRNAEFPSDIFVEMGRLGLMGIPFPEQYGGSGGDSLTYILAVEEIGRVCGSTGLSYAAAVSLGASPIYYFGTEEQKKRYLTPLASGQALGSFGLTEPNAGSDAGGTKTTAMLEGDEYVINGEKCFITNASFADTLIVTAVTGKDERGKNIISAIIVPTKTDGLTISSNYDKMGVRGSDTAEIVLDNVKVPKENLLGDPHKGFKQFLYTLDGGRISIAALGLGIAQGALDKALSYAKERKQFGQSISKFQAIQFKLADMAMEVELARNMVYKAAWLKDQEKPFTKEAAYAKLFATETAFRASNEAIQIHGGYGYMREYEVERYLRDAKLLEIGEGTSEIQRLVIARQLGC from the coding sequence ATGAATTTTGAGCTCACGAAAGAACAAGAAATGACGAGGGAGATGGTGCGGAATTTTGCGGAAGGTGTCATAAAGCCTAGGGCAATTGAGATTGATCGTAATGCGGAATTTCCTAGTGATATTTTTGTAGAAATGGGAAGACTCGGTTTGATGGGGATCCCTTTTCCAGAACAGTATGGTGGGTCAGGAGGCGATTCATTAACGTACATTCTCGCAGTCGAAGAGATTGGTCGTGTTTGTGGAAGTACAGGATTAAGCTATGCAGCAGCTGTCTCATTGGGGGCCTCTCCTATTTACTATTTTGGGACGGAAGAGCAGAAAAAACGATATTTGACCCCGTTAGCTAGCGGGCAAGCACTTGGGTCATTTGGGCTAACAGAACCAAATGCTGGCTCTGATGCTGGTGGTACGAAAACAACTGCAATGTTAGAAGGTGACGAATATGTAATCAATGGGGAAAAATGTTTCATTACGAATGCGAGTTTTGCAGATACTTTGATTGTCACAGCAGTAACAGGAAAAGATGAACGTGGTAAAAACATCATTTCTGCTATCATTGTACCAACAAAAACAGATGGCCTGACCATTTCAAGTAATTACGACAAAATGGGCGTAAGAGGTTCAGATACAGCGGAAATTGTTTTAGACAATGTAAAAGTGCCAAAAGAAAATTTACTCGGTGATCCCCATAAAGGATTTAAACAATTTCTCTATACGTTAGATGGTGGGCGGATTTCGATAGCTGCACTAGGTTTAGGAATAGCTCAAGGTGCTTTAGACAAAGCGCTTTCCTATGCGAAAGAGAGGAAACAATTCGGCCAATCAATATCGAAATTCCAGGCAATACAATTTAAACTAGCGGATATGGCAATGGAAGTAGAGTTAGCCCGGAACATGGTTTATAAAGCTGCGTGGCTAAAGGATCAGGAAAAACCGTTTACGAAAGAAGCGGCATACGCTAAATTATTTGCAACGGAAACAGCTTTTCGTGCTTCAAATGAAGCGATTCAAATCCATGGTGGCTACGGGTATATGCGAGAATATGAGGTAGAACGATACTTACGAGATGCAAAACTATTAGAAATTGGTGAAGGTACATCGGAGATACAAAGGCTCGTCATTGCGAGGCAGCTAGGTTGCTAG
- a CDS encoding TetR/AcrR family transcriptional regulator: MIHSSLHLFEKHGFHGVTVKDIVEYCGASKGGFYHYFHSKDELLFVIHDTFITYVLRKANHAITTYQNPTEQLKAIIHSFVKVFDLYKSHIAVFYQESNYLKPHFESQIKKKRDEFKQIIFDVIQEGQRQQHFRNELPVEITGMSILGMVNWTYKWYRQDGPKSIEDISAVYTDIIMQGILTDEAKETAELKPSSSHHSNECTKT, from the coding sequence ATGATACACTCATCATTACATTTATTTGAAAAACATGGATTTCACGGTGTAACGGTAAAGGACATTGTGGAGTACTGTGGTGCTTCGAAAGGTGGTTTTTACCATTACTTTCATTCGAAAGATGAGTTGCTTTTTGTAATTCATGACACTTTTATCACATATGTTTTAAGGAAAGCAAATCATGCCATTACAACCTACCAAAACCCCACCGAACAACTGAAAGCAATTATTCATTCCTTCGTAAAAGTATTTGATCTCTACAAATCTCACATTGCTGTTTTTTATCAAGAAAGTAACTATTTAAAGCCTCATTTTGAATCACAAATAAAGAAAAAAAGGGACGAATTTAAGCAAATTATTTTTGATGTCATTCAAGAAGGACAGCGACAACAACATTTTCGTAACGAACTGCCGGTCGAAATTACAGGTATGTCTATTTTAGGAATGGTGAACTGGACGTACAAATGGTACCGACAAGATGGCCCAAAGTCCATTGAAGACATTTCGGCTGTTTATACTGATATTATTATGCAAGGTATATTGACTGACGAAGCAAAGGAAACAGCAGAACTCAAACCATCATCATCGCATCATTCTAATGAATGTACAAAAACGTAA